In one window of Janthinobacterium sp. 1_2014MBL_MicDiv DNA:
- a CDS encoding ROK family protein: MSNSNPEQHAQRRGYHGIDIGGSKMELVAFADRDGALEEVFRERVATPGDDFPAFVQAIVDLVAHGDAALGSAAPVGIGLPGVIDSASGRQLSSNVPALNGRLVAQTLQQTLQRPVAIGNDCQCFALSEAQGGAAGHVASMFGAILGTGAGGGYCVGGQLLRGFNGVAGEWGHWSLPAALLVQHGLTDYACPCGKQGCLERYVSGPAMSKLHAHFGGDGAEPLAIMARANMGDAVAQRTVAVHLDILGHALAGLVLAYDPHAIVLGGGLSKLPHLYDKLPAAVRRHLFPGVHVPPILPPRFGDAGGARGAALLIRQHTKA; encoded by the coding sequence ATGAGCAATTCTAATCCTGAGCAGCACGCGCAGCGGCGCGGCTACCACGGCATCGACATCGGCGGCAGCAAGATGGAGCTGGTGGCGTTTGCTGACCGCGATGGCGCGCTGGAAGAAGTATTCCGCGAGCGCGTGGCCACGCCCGGCGACGATTTCCCCGCCTTCGTGCAAGCCATCGTCGACCTGGTGGCGCATGGCGACGCGGCGCTGGGCAGCGCCGCGCCCGTCGGCATCGGCTTGCCCGGCGTGATCGACAGCGCCAGCGGCCGCCAGCTCAGCTCCAACGTGCCGGCCCTGAACGGCCGCCTGGTGGCGCAGACCTTGCAGCAAACCTTGCAGCGCCCCGTCGCCATCGGCAACGATTGCCAATGCTTCGCCCTGTCCGAGGCGCAGGGCGGCGCGGCCGGCCATGTCGCCAGCATGTTCGGCGCCATCCTCGGCACGGGCGCCGGCGGCGGCTATTGCGTGGGCGGCCAGCTGCTGCGCGGCTTTAACGGCGTGGCCGGCGAATGGGGCCACTGGAGCCTGCCGGCCGCCCTGCTGGTGCAGCACGGCTTGACGGACTACGCCTGCCCCTGCGGCAAGCAGGGCTGCCTGGAGCGCTATGTCTCCGGTCCGGCCATGAGCAAGCTGCACGCGCATTTCGGCGGCGACGGCGCCGAGCCGCTGGCCATCATGGCGCGCGCCAACATGGGCGACGCCGTGGCCCAGCGCACGGTGGCCGTGCACCTCGACATCCTCGGCCACGCGCTGGCCGGCCTGGTGCTGGCCTACGATCCGCACGCCATCGTGCTCGGTGGCGGCCTGTCCAAGCTGCCGCACCTGTACGACAAGCTGCCGGCCGCCGTCAGGCGCCACCTGTTCCCCGGCGTGCACGTGCCGCCCATCCTGCCGCCGCGCTTTGGCGACGCCGGCGGCGCACGCGGCGCCGCCCTCCTGATCCGACAACATACGAAGGCTTGA
- a CDS encoding D-tagatose-bisphosphate aldolase, class II, non-catalytic subunit, which yields MNQVETPSFTLSPVQQVIKAHRRGEVVGLYAVCCSHPSVLRAAMRVASEYDTVLLVEATSNQVDQFGGYTGMTPAVFRDTMLALAREQGFPSERLVLGGDHLGPNAWQHLDAETAMDHAETLIAAYAAAGFHKIHLDCSMRCLDDPLLLDDETVAARSARLCKVAEAAAAAAGFTPPVYVIGTEVPIPGGEASLAQAGAVTSPQAARRTLDVHRRAFLDNGLHGAWRRVIAMVVQPGVDFDQSSIQHYDADAAAELSAFVAEQPGLVFEAHSTDYQRESALHAMVRDHFAILKVGPAATFALREALFALCQIEEELLPAAATSQLMQVLDDVMLAKPKNWIKHYLGTPEEQRLMRRYGLSDRCRYYWGEPEVAAAVDKLLANLQDLAIPLPLLSQHLPEQYLAVVEGSLAVAAPALIEHKIGSLLAQYARACNRNAAVAIVAEAAIC from the coding sequence ATGAACCAAGTGGAAACCCCGTCTTTTACCTTATCGCCCGTCCAGCAAGTGATCAAGGCGCACCGCCGCGGCGAAGTCGTCGGCCTGTATGCCGTCTGCTGCAGCCACCCGAGCGTGCTGCGTGCCGCCATGCGCGTGGCCAGCGAGTACGACACCGTGCTGCTGGTCGAGGCGACCTCGAACCAGGTCGACCAGTTCGGCGGCTACACGGGCATGACGCCGGCCGTCTTCCGCGACACCATGCTGGCGCTGGCGCGGGAACAGGGTTTTCCGTCCGAGCGCCTGGTGCTGGGCGGCGACCACCTGGGACCGAACGCCTGGCAGCACCTCGATGCGGAGACGGCCATGGACCACGCCGAAACCCTGATCGCCGCCTACGCGGCGGCCGGCTTCCATAAAATCCACCTCGATTGCAGCATGCGCTGCTTGGATGACCCCTTGCTGCTCGACGATGAAACCGTGGCCGCCCGCTCGGCGCGCCTGTGCAAGGTCGCCGAAGCGGCGGCCGCCGCGGCGGGCTTTACGCCGCCCGTCTACGTGATCGGCACGGAAGTGCCGATTCCCGGCGGCGAAGCGTCGCTGGCGCAGGCCGGCGCCGTCACCAGCCCGCAGGCGGCGCGCCGCACGCTGGACGTGCACCGCCGCGCCTTCCTCGACAACGGCTTGCATGGCGCCTGGCGCCGCGTGATCGCCATGGTGGTGCAGCCGGGCGTCGATTTCGACCAGAGCAGCATCCAGCACTACGACGCGGATGCCGCCGCCGAACTGTCGGCCTTCGTCGCCGAGCAGCCCGGCCTCGTGTTCGAAGCCCATTCCACCGACTACCAGCGCGAATCGGCCCTGCACGCCATGGTGCGCGACCATTTCGCCATCCTGAAAGTGGGTCCCGCCGCCACCTTCGCCCTGCGCGAAGCGCTGTTCGCCCTGTGCCAGATCGAGGAAGAACTGCTGCCGGCGGCGGCGACCTCGCAACTGATGCAGGTGCTCGACGACGTCATGCTGGCCAAGCCGAAGAACTGGATCAAGCACTACCTGGGCACGCCGGAAGAACAGCGGCTGATGCGCCGCTATGGCTTGAGCGACCGTTGCCGCTATTACTGGGGCGAGCCGGAAGTGGCGGCCGCCGTCGACAAGCTGCTGGCCAACCTGCAGGACCTGGCGATTCCGCTGCCGCTGCTGAGCCAGCACTTGCCGGAACAGTACCTGGCCGTGGTAGAGGGCAGCCTGGCCGTGGCGGCGCCGGCCTTGATCGAGCACAAGATCGGCAGCCTGCTGGCGCAATATGCGCGCGCCTGCAACCGCAATGCGGCGGTGGCCATCGTTGCCGAAGCGGCAATCTGTTAA